From the genome of Acidobacteriota bacterium, one region includes:
- the nuoL gene encoding NADH-quinone oxidoreductase subunit L, whose product MLALIPLLPFAGFLVNATMGRRLPKAVTGGLASAVMVVSFLLAVMQVWSLSAMPPESRQINQTLFTWITAGDFSLDLALRLDALSAVMILVITGIGSLIHIYSTSYMHEETDEAFARYFSYLNLFCFFMLMLVLGSNVLVMFVGWEGVGLCSYLLIGFYYEKQAAQDAAKKAFVVNRIGDFAFLLGALLLVVTFNSLDFTTIALAAKEMPVEVTFGTLSLITLLLFIGATGKSAQIPLYTWLPDAMEGPTPVSALIHAATMVTAGVYMIGRNAVLFEHAPITMTIVAVVGAATALLAGTIGLVQNDIKRVLAYSTVSQLGYMFLAMGMGAFGAGIFHLMTHAFFKACLFLGSGAVIHALHGEQDIRKMGGLKKHIPITYWTFVIAAIAISGVPFLSGFFSKDEILFETFLHGSQILWAVGVLTSLLTATYMFRLVHLTFHGEERFGAAAAHAHGHDDHGHPHQPNPSHQPHLHDAPAPMAFALIVLAIGSILAGYTNIPHALGGHLALGTWLEPAFQATNCGQPVAVGELAGIALADCLPGEGAAVADHAALELTLMAVSSLVAFAGIGLATFLWLKRKDIPAQMATQFSGVHKLLLNKYYVDEVYDATIVQPIKVVSQEGLWRGFDVKVVDGAVNGAGYFVSGVSIVLRLLQNGSVKTYAAAIFAGAVSILAYYFWR is encoded by the coding sequence GTGCTAGCCCTTATTCCACTCCTTCCGTTCGCCGGCTTCCTCGTCAATGCGACGATGGGGCGGCGGCTGCCCAAGGCGGTGACCGGCGGACTGGCGTCGGCCGTGATGGTGGTCTCGTTCCTGCTCGCCGTGATGCAGGTGTGGTCGCTCTCGGCCATGCCGCCCGAGTCGCGGCAGATCAACCAGACGCTGTTCACTTGGATCACCGCGGGCGATTTCTCGCTCGACCTCGCCCTGCGCCTCGACGCGCTGTCGGCGGTGATGATCCTGGTGATCACCGGGATCGGCTCGCTGATTCACATCTACTCGACCTCGTACATGCACGAGGAAACCGACGAGGCGTTCGCCCGGTACTTCTCGTACCTGAACCTGTTCTGCTTCTTCATGCTGATGCTGGTGCTCGGCTCGAACGTCCTGGTGATGTTCGTGGGCTGGGAAGGCGTCGGCTTGTGCTCGTACCTGCTGATCGGCTTCTACTACGAGAAGCAGGCGGCCCAGGATGCCGCCAAGAAGGCGTTCGTCGTCAACCGGATTGGTGACTTCGCGTTCCTGCTCGGCGCCTTGCTGCTGGTGGTGACGTTCAACTCGCTCGACTTCACCACCATCGCGCTGGCCGCGAAAGAAATGCCGGTGGAGGTGACCTTCGGCACCTTGTCGCTGATCACGCTGCTGCTGTTCATTGGCGCGACCGGCAAGTCGGCGCAAATTCCGCTCTATACCTGGCTGCCCGACGCCATGGAAGGCCCGACCCCGGTGTCGGCCCTGATCCACGCCGCGACCATGGTCACCGCGGGCGTCTACATGATCGGCCGCAACGCCGTGCTGTTCGAGCATGCGCCGATCACGATGACCATCGTCGCGGTCGTCGGCGCCGCCACGGCGCTCTTGGCCGGCACCATCGGCCTGGTGCAGAACGACATCAAGCGGGTGCTGGCGTACTCGACCGTGTCGCAGCTGGGCTATATGTTCCTGGCCATGGGCATGGGCGCCTTCGGCGCCGGTATCTTCCACCTGATGACCCACGCCTTCTTCAAGGCCTGCCTGTTCCTCGGTTCGGGCGCGGTCATCCACGCACTGCACGGCGAGCAGGACATCCGCAAGATGGGTGGCCTCAAGAAGCACATCCCGATCACCTACTGGACGTTCGTGATTGCCGCGATCGCCATTTCCGGCGTGCCGTTCCTGTCGGGGTTCTTCTCGAAGGACGAGATCCTGTTCGAGACCTTCCTGCACGGCAGCCAGATCTTGTGGGCGGTCGGCGTGTTGACATCACTGCTGACGGCGACCTACATGTTCCGCCTCGTGCACCTGACCTTCCACGGCGAGGAACGGTTCGGCGCAGCGGCGGCGCACGCTCACGGTCACGACGACCACGGCCATCCGCACCAGCCCAACCCGTCCCACCAGCCCCACTTGCATGACGCGCCGGCGCCGATGGCGTTCGCGCTGATTGTGCTGGCGATCGGCTCGATCCTGGCCGGCTACACCAACATTCCGCATGCGCTCGGCGGCCACCTGGCGCTTGGCACGTGGCTCGAGCCGGCCTTCCAGGCGACCAACTGCGGCCAGCCGGTCGCGGTCGGCGAACTGGCCGGTATCGCCCTGGCCGACTGCCTGCCGGGCGAGGGCGCGGCCGTCGCGGACCACGCGGCGCTCGAGCTGACGCTGATGGCCGTCTCGTCGCTGGTCGCCTTTGCGGGCATCGGGCTGGCGACGTTCCTGTGGCTGAAGCGCAAGGACATCCCGGCGCAGATGGCGACCCAGTTTTCCGGGGTGCACAAGTTGCTGTTGAACAAGTACTACGTGGACGAGGTCTACGACGCGACCATCGTGCAACCGATCAAGGTGGTGTCCCAGGAAGGCCTGTGGCGCGGCTTTGACGTGAAGGTCGTCGACGGCGCGGTCAACGGCGCAGGCTACTTCGTGAGCGGCGTCAGCATTGTTCTTCGGCTGCTGCAGAACGGGTCGGTCAAGACCTATGCGGCAGCCATTTTCGCGGGCGCGGTGTCAATCCTTGCCTATTACTTCTGGAGATAG
- a CDS encoding NADH-quinone oxidoreductase subunit M, translated as MNGLPLLSIAILLPIIGSVLLLFVSNRDGAKNALVRNLTLAISLVTFAVTLALWAGFDPSAGAPAFQFVERRAWIPAFGIEYYVGIDGLSLMLLVLTGFLTPLALLSGWDSIEKNVKEFSIFMLLLEASMIGVFSALDIFLFYIFWDFVLIPMYFLIGIWGYDQRIYAAVKFILYTMAGSVLMLVAIIGLSWLHQSATGEYSFDLLKLYELSIPASTQYWFFLAFALAFIIKVPLFPFHTWLPDAHVQAPTPGSVILAGVMLKMGGYGLIRLAFPLFPEAGLYFAPLLATLAVIAIVYGALVAMVQPDMKKLVAYSSVSHMGFVVLGIAAFNMQGLQGASYQMLAHGVSTGGLFCIVGMLSDRRHTRQISEFGGLKTVMPRLTAVMLILTLSSIGLPGMNGFIGEFLIMLGAFKWDPRFVVVAALGVILSAVYMLWMFQRVFYGKITNSHNAGLKDLSFREWAIVGPLAAAAIGMGVFPNVFLKPMEPAIQRLVDRVQARQPLVVLKTPGVFSDPKLAEKTPGVLAEAGR; from the coding sequence GTGAACGGGTTGCCCCTACTCTCCATCGCCATCCTCCTGCCCATCATCGGGTCGGTGCTGCTGCTGTTCGTGTCGAACCGCGATGGTGCGAAGAACGCGCTGGTCCGGAACCTGACGCTGGCCATTTCGCTCGTGACCTTCGCGGTCACGCTGGCGCTGTGGGCCGGCTTCGACCCGTCGGCCGGCGCGCCGGCGTTCCAGTTCGTCGAGCGGCGCGCCTGGATCCCGGCGTTCGGCATCGAGTACTACGTCGGCATCGACGGCCTGAGCCTGATGCTGCTGGTGCTGACCGGCTTCCTCACGCCGCTGGCGCTGCTGTCGGGGTGGGACAGCATCGAGAAGAACGTCAAGGAATTCTCGATCTTCATGCTGCTGCTCGAGGCGTCGATGATTGGCGTGTTCAGCGCCCTCGATATTTTCCTCTTCTATATCTTCTGGGACTTCGTCCTGATCCCGATGTACTTCCTGATCGGGATCTGGGGCTACGACCAGCGTATCTACGCCGCCGTCAAGTTCATCCTCTACACCATGGCCGGCAGCGTGTTGATGCTGGTGGCGATTATTGGCCTGTCGTGGCTGCACCAGTCGGCGACCGGCGAGTACAGCTTCGATCTGCTCAAGCTCTACGAGTTGTCGATTCCGGCCAGCACGCAGTACTGGTTCTTCCTGGCGTTTGCGCTGGCGTTCATCATCAAGGTGCCGCTGTTCCCGTTCCACACCTGGCTGCCTGATGCGCACGTGCAGGCGCCGACGCCCGGTTCGGTGATCCTGGCCGGCGTGATGCTGAAGATGGGCGGCTACGGCTTGATTCGCCTGGCCTTCCCGCTGTTCCCGGAGGCGGGGCTCTACTTCGCACCGCTGCTCGCCACGCTGGCGGTGATCGCCATCGTTTACGGCGCGCTCGTCGCGATGGTGCAGCCCGACATGAAGAAGCTGGTGGCCTACTCGTCGGTCAGCCACATGGGCTTCGTGGTACTCGGCATTGCCGCGTTCAACATGCAGGGGCTGCAGGGCGCGTCGTACCAGATGCTGGCCCACGGCGTCAGCACCGGCGGCCTGTTCTGCATCGTCGGCATGCTCTCGGACCGGCGGCATACGCGCCAGATCAGCGAGTTCGGCGGCCTCAAGACGGTGATGCCGCGGCTGACGGCGGTGATGCTGATCCTGACGCTGTCGTCGATCGGCCTGCCCGGCATGAACGGGTTCATCGGCGAGTTCCTGATCATGCTCGGCGCCTTCAAGTGGGATCCGCGCTTCGTCGTGGTCGCCGCCCTCGGCGTGATTCTTTCGGCCGTCTACATGTTGTGGATGTTCCAGCGGGTCTTCTACGGGAAGATCACCAACAGCCATAACGCCGGCCTCAAGGACCTGTCGTTCCGCGAGTGGGCGATTGTGGGTCCGCTGGCGGCCGCCGCCATCGGCATGGGCGTGTTCCCGAACGTGTTCCTGAAACCGATGGAGCCGGCAATTCAGCGCCTGGTCGATCGCGTGCAGGCACGCCAGCCGCTGGTCGTGTTGAAGACGCCGGGTGTCTTTTCAGACCCCAAACTTGCTGAAAAGACACCCGGCGTCTTGGCGGAGGCGGGTCGATGA
- a CDS encoding NADH-quinone oxidoreductase subunit N, protein MISSQFDAVIPILCVTLAGLVVLLAEAFRGRDEKMPIGGLAIIGLIGAGAASILLWNRNATSFGVVTADNFSLFVNLVLVGVGILTVIFSSQTVERDGIPAGEYYAIMLFAIVGMMLMGQATDLLVIFLALETMSIAVYVLTGIRREQQQSTEAAFKYFLLGAFASSFFLYGVAFLYGVTGSTNLDRIGSVIAAQSMSGNPMILLGVGLLIVGFAFKVAAVPFHMWSPDVYEGAPAVVTGFMSTGVKAAAVAAFVRVFLSALEPMITDWAPVLWAIAAATMILGTVVGVAQTSLKRMLAYSSIAHGGYILAGLVAGNDVGKAAILFYLAAYALTNLGAFGVIALLGTRERANDDLRDYAGLFKSHPALAVLMTFFLLSLGGFPPTAGFIAKWYVFSAAIGSGYYGLAIIGVLSSVVSVFFYLRIVVMMFMTDRDARPVPAPITGLAMSGLVLALVGVLYLGVLPTAVIDFAQASISTIF, encoded by the coding sequence ATGATCAGCAGCCAGTTCGACGCCGTCATCCCGATTCTCTGCGTGACCCTGGCTGGTCTGGTCGTCCTGCTCGCGGAAGCGTTCCGCGGCCGCGACGAGAAGATGCCCATTGGCGGGCTGGCCATCATCGGCCTGATTGGCGCCGGCGCGGCGTCGATCCTGCTGTGGAACCGCAACGCCACCAGCTTCGGCGTGGTGACGGCCGACAACTTCTCGCTGTTCGTCAACCTGGTCCTGGTGGGCGTCGGCATCCTGACGGTGATCTTCTCGTCGCAAACCGTCGAGCGCGACGGCATCCCGGCGGGCGAGTACTACGCCATCATGCTGTTCGCCATCGTCGGCATGATGCTGATGGGGCAGGCCACCGACCTGCTGGTGATTTTCCTGGCGCTCGAGACCATGTCGATTGCGGTCTACGTGCTCACCGGCATCCGGCGCGAGCAGCAGCAGAGCACCGAGGCGGCGTTCAAGTACTTCCTGCTCGGCGCCTTCGCCAGTTCGTTCTTTCTCTACGGCGTGGCGTTCCTCTACGGCGTGACCGGCAGCACCAACCTCGACCGCATCGGCTCGGTGATTGCCGCCCAGTCGATGAGCGGCAACCCGATGATCCTGCTGGGCGTCGGCCTGCTGATTGTCGGCTTTGCCTTCAAGGTGGCGGCGGTGCCGTTCCACATGTGGTCGCCCGACGTTTACGAGGGTGCGCCGGCGGTCGTGACCGGTTTCATGTCGACCGGCGTGAAGGCCGCGGCCGTGGCCGCCTTCGTGCGCGTGTTCCTGTCGGCGCTCGAGCCGATGATTACCGACTGGGCGCCGGTGCTGTGGGCCATTGCCGCGGCGACCATGATTCTCGGCACGGTCGTCGGTGTCGCGCAGACCAGCCTCAAACGCATGCTGGCGTATTCGAGCATTGCGCACGGCGGCTACATCCTGGCCGGCCTGGTCGCCGGTAACGACGTCGGCAAGGCCGCCATCCTGTTCTACCTGGCCGCCTATGCGCTGACCAACCTTGGCGCCTTCGGAGTGATTGCCCTGCTCGGCACGCGCGAGCGCGCCAACGACGACCTGCGCGACTACGCCGGCTTGTTCAAGAGCCACCCGGCGCTGGCCGTGTTGATGACCTTCTTCCTGCTGTCGCTCGGCGGCTTCCCGCCGACCGCAGGCTTCATTGCCAAGTGGTATGTCTTCAGCGCCGCGATCGGCTCGGGCTATTACGGCCTGGCCATCATCGGCGTGCTGTCGAGCGTGGTCTCGGTGTTCTTCTACCTGCGGATTGTCGTGATGATGTTCATGACCGACCGCGATGCCCGGCCCGTGCCGGCCCCGATCACCGGCCTGGCCATGTCAGGGCTGGTGCTGGCGCTCGTCGGCGTGCTCTACCTCGGCGTGCTGCCGACGGCGGTGATCGACTTCGCGCAGGCATCCATCAGCACGATCTTCTAG
- a CDS encoding ATP-binding protein: MRLPAALAAVCLLTASALAQTSSAPQPIPAGRHPEAGGLLIRHYSPEVYDGGGQNWSMVQDARGVIYVGSTNALLEYDGVTWRQILTPARATIRSLAIDASGRIYAGGNGDLGYLAPDAKGETQFVSMLDKIPSDAPRFEDVWRIFTAPEGVYFQTSVALFRWANGQMRMWKPTGRIFNRAQFANNTLYIGQTDGALMRLVGDTFEPVPGAERMGAEPYPIIIPFDEKRLLMGTREAGVFLYDGTTMVPFVTEADELLKKSNLYRGFVLPTGGIALSTTAAGVVIIDRQGRVLEQVDESDGLASPSVYYVMADREGGLWLGLAVGLARVEAQSPFSLYSTAEGLRAAVVGVIRHEGRIYMAHGQGVQYLVPNATGSPDLRAVTGVANQCWALTEFVDPGGKAKSQLLLNASDGLYVITGTTARPIVASRAGSYNTFVSHVSRLNPHRVFTGLGDGLASVRWENGQWVDEGRVPGLTEQVRSLYQAADGTIWAGTQSSGLLIVKGADSKAGEPRPLRPEVMRYGAAEGLVAGFASVVSVADRPYVSQQGQVAVLDPASGKFVVDRTFEVVARDADGGFLRIVEGPDGRVYVGTAREAAVLTRQSDGSYAADRQLFSRFAAQRGGAFFAERDGVLWFGTAGRLARFDTTKFDRTVPPFAALIRRITLNQSQTMAPTYAEDAPPQLAAVSRALRFEFAAPSFLNEGATEYQSRLDGTDSDWSPWSRETRRDYTNLSFGDYRFHVRARNELGQISEEGLYAFTILPPWYRTWWAYGGYLVLLGFVGFGIDRIQRRRLIGKERERSEFAEARLRADAAEALAGAERERNRSIELLSDIGREITASLDFDTIFDKLYSRVNELADADVFGVGLYHPDKNEIEYRLAIEKGKRYAPYSRSTTDRSQLPVWCIEHREPVFINDVAQESPQYIPHYAEAARVLEDGTMSQAAQSIIYLPLVSKDKVLGVVTIQSLEKGAYTEHHLNMMQNLAAFTAIALDNAAAYRQINEQEHENRRLFEEAQRARAAAEDADAAKSAFLSTVSHELRTPLTSVLGFAKIIKKRLDDRIFPIIKTDDKKVLQTVQQIQENLQVVVGEGERLTKLIDDVLDLAKIEAGKLEWNMGPVTVQEIVDHATAATASLLEPKGLKLVKDVDATLPAITGDRDRLIQVVINLVSNAVKFTDAGTITCRAVRQADMLVVSVIDTGLGIAPADQPKVFERFKQVGDTLTDKPKGTGLGLPICREIIEHHGGRVWVESELGKGSTFSFSLPLADGAQPSLPLDLATVVRQLRDQVVVTTPRTAERQPRILVVDDEANIRELLTQEFTEAGYAVVTAANGREAVSEVRRQRPDLIVLDVMMPEMNGFDVAAVLRNDPQTLDIPIVILSIVQDRERGFRLGVDRYLTKPINTDLLFREVGALLDQRKSHKRVLVVDDDATAVKTLTEVLKARGYSVTEARGHDLFEKAKMLQPDIIMLSSIDPKPEIVQTLRFEKGLENVLFFVYR, from the coding sequence ATGCGACTTCCAGCCGCTCTTGCCGCCGTCTGCTTGCTGACGGCTTCCGCACTCGCGCAGACGTCTTCTGCCCCCCAGCCAATTCCTGCCGGGCGCCACCCCGAGGCTGGTGGTCTGCTCATCCGGCACTACTCGCCAGAGGTCTACGACGGCGGTGGGCAGAACTGGTCGATGGTGCAAGACGCCCGCGGCGTGATTTACGTGGGGTCCACCAACGCCCTCCTGGAGTACGACGGCGTCACCTGGCGGCAGATCCTCACGCCGGCCCGCGCGACCATCCGGTCCCTGGCGATCGACGCCTCCGGCCGCATCTATGCTGGTGGCAACGGCGACCTCGGCTACCTCGCGCCAGATGCCAAGGGCGAGACGCAGTTTGTGTCGATGCTCGACAAGATCCCGTCAGACGCCCCGCGATTCGAGGATGTCTGGCGCATCTTCACGGCCCCCGAAGGCGTGTACTTCCAGACCTCAGTCGCGCTCTTCCGGTGGGCCAACGGGCAGATGCGGATGTGGAAGCCCACGGGGCGCATTTTCAACCGCGCGCAGTTTGCGAACAACACGCTCTACATCGGCCAGACCGATGGCGCGCTAATGCGCCTGGTCGGCGACACGTTCGAGCCGGTGCCCGGCGCCGAACGGATGGGTGCGGAGCCCTATCCCATCATCATCCCCTTCGACGAGAAGCGCCTGCTGATGGGCACGCGTGAGGCTGGTGTCTTCCTCTACGACGGCACGACGATGGTGCCGTTCGTGACGGAAGCTGACGAGCTGCTCAAGAAATCCAACCTTTATCGTGGGTTCGTGCTGCCAACAGGCGGCATCGCGCTCTCGACCACGGCTGCCGGTGTAGTGATCATCGATCGCCAGGGCCGGGTACTCGAGCAGGTCGATGAGAGCGACGGCCTCGCGAGCCCGTCGGTGTACTACGTGATGGCCGATCGCGAGGGAGGGCTGTGGTTGGGGTTGGCGGTTGGCCTCGCACGGGTCGAGGCGCAGTCGCCGTTTTCGCTGTACAGCACGGCCGAGGGCCTGCGGGCTGCCGTGGTGGGGGTGATACGGCATGAAGGCCGGATCTACATGGCACACGGGCAGGGGGTTCAGTATCTGGTCCCGAACGCCACCGGATCACCCGACTTGCGGGCGGTGACTGGTGTCGCCAACCAGTGCTGGGCCTTGACCGAGTTCGTGGATCCTGGCGGCAAGGCAAAGTCGCAACTGCTGCTGAACGCTTCCGATGGTCTCTACGTCATCACCGGAACAACCGCCAGGCCGATCGTCGCATCGCGAGCCGGTTCGTACAACACGTTCGTCAGCCACGTCTCGCGCCTCAACCCACACCGGGTCTTCACCGGCCTCGGCGACGGTCTCGCCTCAGTGCGCTGGGAGAATGGGCAGTGGGTCGACGAAGGACGCGTCCCCGGCCTAACCGAGCAGGTGCGCAGTCTCTACCAGGCGGCCGACGGCACGATTTGGGCTGGCACCCAGTCGTCGGGCCTTTTGATTGTCAAGGGAGCGGACTCGAAGGCCGGCGAGCCGCGGCCGCTGAGACCGGAGGTGATGCGTTACGGCGCCGCCGAGGGACTGGTCGCAGGTTTCGCCTCGGTCGTGAGTGTCGCCGATCGACCGTACGTCTCGCAGCAGGGGCAGGTGGCCGTGCTCGACCCCGCGAGCGGAAAGTTCGTCGTAGACAGGACGTTCGAAGTGGTGGCGCGCGACGCCGACGGTGGGTTCCTTCGGATCGTCGAGGGACCCGATGGACGCGTCTATGTTGGGACGGCGCGGGAAGCCGCCGTGTTGACGCGCCAGTCCGATGGGAGCTACGCCGCCGACCGGCAGTTGTTCAGCCGATTCGCCGCCCAACGCGGCGGTGCGTTTTTCGCGGAACGGGACGGCGTGTTGTGGTTTGGCACGGCAGGTCGTCTGGCCCGCTTCGACACCACCAAGTTCGATCGGACCGTGCCGCCGTTCGCCGCGCTCATTCGGCGAATCACCCTGAACCAGTCCCAAACCATGGCGCCCACTTACGCCGAGGATGCGCCTCCCCAGCTCGCGGCCGTCAGCCGCGCACTTCGTTTCGAGTTTGCCGCACCGTCGTTCCTGAACGAGGGCGCGACGGAGTACCAGTCCCGCCTCGATGGTACCGACTCCGATTGGTCGCCATGGTCCAGAGAGACGCGCCGTGACTACACCAACCTGTCGTTTGGCGACTATCGGTTTCATGTCCGCGCCCGCAATGAGCTGGGCCAGATCAGCGAGGAGGGTCTCTATGCCTTCACCATCCTGCCGCCGTGGTACCGCACGTGGTGGGCGTACGGGGGCTACCTCGTTCTTCTCGGCTTTGTCGGCTTTGGCATCGATCGCATCCAGCGGCGTCGGCTGATCGGCAAGGAGCGTGAGCGTTCTGAGTTTGCCGAAGCCCGCCTGCGGGCTGACGCCGCTGAGGCCCTGGCCGGAGCGGAGCGCGAGCGCAACCGCAGCATCGAATTGCTCAGCGATATCGGGCGCGAGATCACCGCCTCGCTCGATTTCGACACCATCTTCGACAAGCTCTACAGTCGTGTCAACGAACTGGCGGATGCCGACGTGTTCGGCGTCGGGCTCTATCACCCCGACAAGAACGAGATCGAGTACCGGCTGGCCATCGAAAAGGGCAAGCGTTACGCCCCTTACTCGCGCAGCACCACCGACCGCAGCCAGTTGCCGGTGTGGTGCATCGAGCACCGCGAGCCGGTCTTCATCAACGACGTGGCGCAGGAGTCCCCGCAGTACATTCCGCACTACGCCGAAGCCGCGCGGGTGCTGGAAGACGGCACCATGTCGCAGGCGGCGCAGTCGATCATCTACCTGCCGCTCGTCTCCAAGGACAAGGTCCTGGGTGTCGTCACCATCCAGAGCCTGGAGAAGGGGGCCTACACCGAGCATCACCTCAACATGATGCAGAACCTGGCGGCGTTTACGGCGATCGCGCTCGATAACGCCGCCGCCTACCGGCAGATCAACGAGCAGGAACACGAGAATCGCCGGCTGTTCGAGGAGGCCCAGCGGGCCCGGGCGGCCGCCGAGGATGCCGACGCCGCCAAGAGCGCGTTCCTGTCGACGGTGAGCCACGAACTGCGCACACCACTCACATCGGTGCTGGGGTTCGCCAAGATCATCAAGAAGCGTCTGGACGACCGCATCTTCCCCATCATCAAGACCGACGACAAGAAGGTGCTGCAGACGGTGCAGCAGATCCAGGAGAACCTGCAAGTCGTGGTCGGCGAGGGTGAGCGCCTCACCAAGCTGATTGACGATGTGCTGGATCTCGCCAAGATCGAGGCCGGCAAGCTCGAGTGGAACATGGGGCCGGTCACGGTCCAGGAGATCGTCGACCACGCCACCGCGGCCACCGCCTCGCTGCTCGAGCCAAAGGGTCTCAAGCTGGTGAAGGACGTGGACGCGACGCTGCCGGCGATCACCGGCGACCGCGATCGCCTGATCCAGGTGGTCATCAATCTCGTGTCGAACGCCGTCAAGTTCACCGACGCCGGCACCATCACCTGCCGCGCCGTCCGCCAGGCCGACATGCTGGTGGTGAGCGTGATCGACACCGGCCTCGGCATTGCCCCCGCCGATCAGCCCAAAGTGTTCGAACGCTTCAAGCAGGTGGGCGACACGCTGACCGACAAGCCCAAGGGCACCGGTCTCGGTCTGCCGATTTGTCGCGAGATTATCGAACACCACGGCGGCCGCGTCTGGGTCGAGAGCGAACTTGGCAAGGGCAGCACCTTCTCCTTCTCGCTGCCGCTTGCCGATGGGGCGCAGCCGTCGCTGCCCCTCGACCTGGCGACGGTCGTGCGCCAGTTGCGCGACCAGGTGGTGGTGACCACGCCGCGGACGGCGGAACGGCAGCCGCGCATCCTGGTGGTCGATGACGAAGCGAACATTCGCGAGTTGCTGACACAGGAGTTCACCGAGGCCGGCTACGCGGTGGTCACGGCTGCGAACGGCCGCGAAGCGGTCAGCGAAGTCCGCCGCCAGCGTCCTGACCTGATTGTGCTCGACGTGATGATGCCCGAGATGAATGGCTTCGACGTGGCGGCCGTGCTGCGCAACGATCCGCAGACGCTCGACATTCCGATCGTCATCCTGTCGATCGTCCAGGACCGCGAGCGCGGCTTCCGGCTGGGCGTCGATCGCTACCTGACCAAGCCGATCA